One genomic segment of Ricinus communis isolate WT05 ecotype wild-type chromosome 5, ASM1957865v1, whole genome shotgun sequence includes these proteins:
- the LOC8267417 gene encoding protein DESIGUAL 3 — protein MAKDMSILVCLLLMAMDIVAGILGIEAEIAQNKVKHLKMWIFECRDPSYQAFKLGLAAAVILALAHILANLIGGCICMWSRDDFAKASANKQLAVTSLIFSWIILAVGFSMLITGTLANSRSRKSCGLSHHRVLSIGGILCFIHGLFVVAYYVSAKAAEKENRPTPQTAAPA, from the exons ATGGCAAAAGACATGAGTATTTTGGTTTGCCTGCTGCTGATGGCCATGGATATTGTAGCTGGAATACTTGGGATTGAAGCTGAAATAGCACAGAACAAA GTGAAGCATTTAAAGATGTGGATTTTTGAGTGTAGAGATCCAAGCTATCAAGCTTTCAAGCTTGGTTTAGCAGCAGCAGTGATTTTAGCCCTTGCCCATATTCTTGCAAACTTGATTGGTGGGTGCATATGCATGTGGTCTAGGGATGATTTTGCAAAGGCATCTGCCAATAAGCAATTAGCTGTTACCTCCCTAATCTTCTCATG GATTATATTGGCAGTTGGATTCTCAATGTTGATCACAGGAACATTGGCAAACTCAAGATCAAGGAAATCTTGCGGATTATCCCACCATAGAGTACTATCTATAGGAGGTATTTTATGTTTCATTCATGGACTCTTTGTAGTTGCCTATTATGTGTCTGCCAAAGCTGCAGAAAAAGAGAACAGGCCAACTCCACAGACAGCCGCCCCTGCTTGA
- the LOC8267416 gene encoding GLABROUS1 enhancer-binding protein-like, protein MAPKRSTPLEDPPAASSSEEEEEGTSSGEEEEEEEEEEGSSSEEEQETQKPQTQIVTPKPPPKQPESESESESGSGSETDDDEKPKKAPNSTVKPIASKPMEETPPKTTKPRSKPAPKPTTAAAAGKRASEVDREPKDSKRAKKKDPESDGAVTATAEKSEDTKKQLFQRLWSEDDEIVVLKGIIDFIEKKGVDPAKDIISFFDYIKKSLHFDVSLNQLKDKIWRLKKKFENNVKGKKGEDKTFSKSHDQKSFDLSKKIWGTDGIIGASDSSIKPNGKAKKATNNNAKSLVALKAELGMDVDKENEKVDKMDVELENHSSLKQFDRGVGVSGMEDYVIKRGLDMVQGAKKAEMEEKWRKLHVAELELFLRRNELTREQAKLMLASYKNEQD, encoded by the coding sequence ATGGCCCCTAAGCGCTCAACTCCGTTAGAAGATCCACCAGCTGCTTCTTCCTCtgaagaagaggaggaaggAACCTCTAGCGgtgaagaagaggaagaggaggaggaagaagaaggatcTTCCTCTGAAGAAGAACAAGAGACACAGAAGCCACAGACACAAATCGTAACCCCAAAACCACCACCAAAACAACCCGAGTCCGAGTCAGAATCTGAATCCGGATCCGGATCCGAAActgatgatgatgaaaaaCCCAAGAAGGCTCCTAATTCTACTGTCAAACCTATTGCTTCCAAGCCCATGGAAGAAACCCCACCAAAAACCACCAAACCCAGGTCCAAACCCGCCCCGAAACCAACGACGGCAGCTGCAGCAGGGAAGAGAGCCAGTGAGGTTGACCGTGAGCCGAAGGACTCGAAACGGGCAAAAAAGAAGGATCCGGAGTCCGATGGAGCTGTTACTGCTACTGCTGAGAAGTCGGAGGATACAAAGAAACAGCTTTTTCAAAGACTATGGAGTGAGGATGATGAGATTGTTGTGTTAAAAggtataattgattttattgaaaaaaaaggaGTTGATCCTGCAAAGgatattatttccttttttgatTATATTAAGAAATCACTGCACTTTGACGTGTCTTTAAATCAGTTGAAGGATAAAATTTGGAGattgaagaagaaatttgagaATAATGTTAAAGGTAAAAAAGGTGAAGATAAGACATTTAGCAAGTCTCACGATCAAAAGTCTTTTGATCTGTCGAAAAAGATTTGGGGTACTGATGGAATTATCGGTGCCTCGGATTCAAGCATTAAGCCTAATGGAAAGGCCAAAAAGGCTACGAATAATAATGCTAAGAGTTTGGTTGCATTGAAGGCTGAATTAGGTATGGATGTTGATAAGGAGAATGAGAAAGTTGATAAGATGGATGTTGAACTCGAGAACCATTCCAGTCTGAAACAGTTTGATAGGGGTGTGGGTGTTTCAGGAATGGAGGATTACGTGATCAAAAGGGGGTTGGATATGGTTCAGGGAGCTAAAAAGGCTGAGATGGAAGAGAAATGGAGGAAGCTGCATGTAGCCGAGTTGGAGCTTTTTCTTAGGAGGAATGAGTTAACAAGAGAGCAGGCAAAGCTGATGTTGGCCTCGTACAAGAATGAGCAGGATTGA
- the LOC8267415 gene encoding probable histone H2A.3, producing MAGRGKSLGSAAAKKATSRSSKAGLQFPVGRIARFLKAGKYAERVGAGAPVYLAAVLEYLAAEVLELAGNAARDNKKNRIVPRHIQLAIRNDEELSKLLGTVTIANGGVLPNIHGMLLPKRPGTKGPGDDDN from the exons ATGGCAGGAAGAGGGAAATCCTTGGGATCCGCGGCAGCAAAGAAGGCAACATCGAGAAGCAGCAAGGCCGGCCTTCAGTTTCCAGTAGGTCGTATTGCTCGCTTCTTGAAAGCCGGAAAATACGCCGAGCGCGTCGGTGCTGGCGCCCCTGTTTATCTCGCTGCCGTTCTTGAGTATCTTGCTGCTGag GTATTGGAATTAGCTGGGAATGCAGCAAGGGACAACAAGAAGAACAGAATAGTGCCAAGGCACATCCAATTAGCAATCAGGAATGACGAGGAATTAAGCAAGCTTCTTGGAACTGTTACTATTGCTAATGGTGGTGTTTTGCCCAACATTCACGGCATGTTGCTTCCTAAGAGACCTGGTACCAAAGGCCCCGGTGATGACgacaattga